A single window of Bacillota bacterium DNA harbors:
- a CDS encoding C-terminal binding protein: MECSCCNKKKYKVVITDHPFPTEEIEINMLGKVGAFPVFLKDVSEDTIIENAKDADAIMVTYAPITKKVISALTKCKIISRYGIGVDNIDIAEATLKGIKVTNVPDYCIDEVADHSIALLLAAIRKIPQLNNCVKQGNWDYRSFIPMPRLCGKVLGVIGYGKIGRNVAKKAKVFGLRILAYDPYAANKNNGADELVPLDVLLKESDFISIHCPLTVGTAKLINAETIKLMKPGVYIVNTARGGVIDEEALVEALKNGRIAGAALDVVVDEKDKSRELIGLPNVICTPHSAFYSEEAVQELQIRATEEVIYALKNEPQRSLVNPEVLCSRKSCK, from the coding sequence ATGGAGTGTAGTTGTTGCAATAAAAAAAAATATAAAGTTGTTATTACAGATCACCCGTTTCCTACAGAAGAAATTGAGATCAACATGCTGGGCAAAGTCGGAGCTTTCCCTGTATTTTTAAAAGATGTCAGTGAAGATACAATTATTGAAAACGCAAAAGATGCGGATGCGATCATGGTTACATATGCGCCTATAACTAAAAAAGTGATTTCTGCGCTCACCAAGTGCAAGATTATTTCCCGTTATGGTATTGGTGTTGACAATATCGACATTGCAGAAGCGACCTTGAAAGGCATTAAGGTAACAAATGTACCCGACTACTGCATTGACGAAGTTGCAGACCACAGCATAGCCCTTCTTCTCGCGGCCATACGAAAGATCCCTCAACTCAACAATTGCGTCAAACAAGGTAACTGGGACTACCGCAGCTTTATTCCAATGCCCCGTTTATGCGGAAAGGTTCTGGGAGTAATTGGCTATGGAAAAATCGGAAGAAATGTCGCAAAAAAGGCAAAGGTTTTTGGGCTCAGGATTCTTGCCTACGACCCGTATGCCGCAAACAAAAACAATGGAGCTGACGAACTTGTACCACTGGATGTACTGCTGAAAGAGTCCGATTTTATTTCGATTCATTGCCCGCTCACAGTAGGTACCGCAAAGCTGATCAATGCAGAAACGATCAAACTGATGAAGCCGGGTGTGTATATCGTTAACACCGCGCGGGGCGGTGTCATCGATGAAGAAGCTTTGGTGGAGGCGTTGAAAAACGGGCGGATAGCCGGTGCTGCACTCGATGTGGTAGTAGACGAAAAAGATAAAAGCCGTGAACTGATTGGCTTGCCCAACGTCATCTGTACCCCTCACAGCGCGTTTTACTCCGAGGAAGCAGTTCAAGAACTTCAGATCAGGGCAACAGAAGAGGTAATTTACGCTCTCAAGAATGAACCGCAGCGATCTCTTGTGAACCCGGAGGTTTTATGCTCCCGTAAAAGTTGTAAGTGA
- a CDS encoding helix-turn-helix domain-containing protein has protein sequence MLKGWQIMDIFELKAQGYSIRKIAAMTGHSRNTIRKYLRAEEIPKRKPAPPRPSKLDPYAALIKHLVLEKGIDN, from the coding sequence TTGTTAAAGGGGTGGCAGATCATGGATATCTTCGAGCTAAAAGCGCAAGGTTACAGCATCCGGAAGATTGCCGCGATGACCGGCCATTCCAGGAACACCATCAGGAAATACCTCCGCGCGGAGGAAATACCGAAACGTAAGCCCGCTCCGCCGCGGCCCTCGAAGTTGGACCCCTACGCGGCCCTGATCAAGCACCTGGTCTTGGAAAAGGGCATCGATAACTGA
- a CDS encoding Gfo/Idh/MocA family oxidoreductase, with translation MKVMKRTLNIAVIGAGWMGFVHSEAFLRVPSTFPELDCQLILHTIVDVNPDSAKNLARKCGYKNWTTRWQDAVENKEIDIIDVCVPNFLHKEIVLAAAEAGKDILCEKPLGLNSQEDKEMVAAVEKNNVINMVGFNYRRIPALQYVKQMLDAGELGEIYRFHGIFLQDFYFDPNSPMTWRFKKATAGGGSLVTMGSHIIDLACWLVGDIEELCADVETIVKERKWPDGKLDTVEVDDATRILVRFSEGFGGYIETCWMALGRRVHIQFEISGSKGAINFNSERLNEINFCAAEHSLTRGFKTILIGEAHPYGEHFYLKTGMGIGLKESYLIQMYEFAKAVLERKETDAPFRDGLRVDKIIEAAQRSAEARRWINLKND, from the coding sequence TTGAAGGTAATGAAACGCACATTAAATATCGCAGTTATCGGTGCCGGCTGGATGGGGTTCGTTCACAGCGAGGCTTTTTTACGCGTCCCAAGTACGTTTCCTGAATTGGATTGTCAGTTAATCCTGCATACCATTGTTGACGTTAACCCCGACTCAGCCAAAAATCTTGCCAGGAAATGCGGCTACAAAAACTGGACAACTAGGTGGCAGGACGCGGTAGAAAACAAAGAAATAGACATTATCGATGTTTGCGTTCCTAATTTTCTACATAAGGAGATTGTTTTAGCAGCCGCAGAGGCAGGAAAAGACATTTTATGCGAAAAGCCCCTGGGGCTTAACTCTCAGGAAGACAAAGAAATGGTTGCCGCGGTTGAAAAGAACAACGTCATCAACATGGTAGGTTTCAATTATCGTCGCATTCCAGCGTTGCAATACGTTAAGCAAATGCTTGACGCTGGTGAATTAGGAGAAATCTATCGTTTTCATGGTATTTTCCTGCAAGATTTTTATTTCGATCCCAATTCTCCTATGACGTGGAGATTCAAAAAGGCAACTGCTGGTGGCGGAAGCCTGGTAACGATGGGGTCGCATATTATTGACCTGGCTTGCTGGCTGGTAGGTGATATCGAGGAGCTATGCGCTGATGTTGAAACAATCGTTAAAGAAAGAAAATGGCCGGATGGTAAACTTGATACCGTAGAGGTAGATGATGCTACAAGGATTCTCGTCAGATTCAGCGAGGGTTTCGGAGGGTATATTGAAACCTGTTGGATGGCTCTTGGAAGGCGCGTCCACATCCAATTTGAGATTAGCGGGAGCAAGGGAGCAATTAACTTTAATAGCGAGCGTCTAAATGAAATCAACTTTTGCGCAGCGGAACATTCTTTAACTAGAGGATTTAAAACAATCCTTATCGGTGAAGCGCATCCCTACGGAGAACATTTTTATTTGAAGACCGGAATGGGAATTGGGTTAAAGGAAAGTTATTTAATACAAATGTATGAATTTGCAAAAGCCGTTCTGGAGCGTAAAGAGACCGACGCTCCCTTTAGAGACGGATTAAGGGTGGATAAGATCATCGAAGCGGCACAGAGATCGGCCGAAGCGAGGCGGTGGATAAACCTTAAAAATGATTAG
- a CDS encoding cupin domain-containing protein, which produces MKVINPQEASPYTPELHFNMHLREVVGKTLGSFTAAIGYMEPGGGAEAHKHDGEHLIFVLEGKLSVTGSDGTVQVPAGQAVYIGVGELHATKNEESERAVYLIITVPSRGK; this is translated from the coding sequence ATGAAAGTTATCAACCCTCAGGAAGCCTCCCCATATACACCGGAGTTGCATTTTAATATGCACCTTCGTGAGGTTGTTGGAAAGACCCTCGGTAGTTTTACAGCCGCAATTGGATACATGGAACCGGGCGGTGGGGCGGAAGCCCATAAACATGATGGTGAACACCTGATCTTTGTTCTTGAAGGAAAGCTTTCCGTGACTGGTTCCGACGGTACCGTTCAGGTCCCCGCGGGGCAGGCTGTTTATATTGGTGTTGGTGAACTTCACGCGACAAAAAATGAGGAATCCGAACGGGCGGTATACCTTATCATTACGGTTCCGTCTAGGGGAAAGTAG
- a CDS encoding adenine deaminase, which translates to MKRSELIDVTLGQEAADLVIKGGKLVNVHTEEIYEADVAIKGSRIAAVGDVGKSIGPETKIIDATGKYITPGLIETHQHVAGSHLSMREFARAALSHGTTSIATDFYEIGSVAGVKGIRACLDQLKATPLKVFFVIPMPAFLQNGEFGHTGALTFDDMKQMLEWPECFGLNEAFAPEVLQQIPEILELINLTRKKGKVIVGHASEIKGRELQAWLAFVGTTNDHECVSAEEALEKSRLGIRILLREGSAASDVQRVIRAITEYKADPRMFAFCTDEEDPERLVKIGHIDHKIRLAVRAGVNPITAIQMATINAAECYQISHELGSIVPGKIADVLLVDDIANFTIDSVIANGEIVVENRRFVCNIKCPDNQPFMYQTVRLPRRVSPDDFKIAAPAEDGQFTVRVIGATEGDLITSERRAVLKAVNGYLEADVAQDVLKIAVFDRHSNVVEVGKGFIQGFMLQDGAIASTFNPHKEDLVVVGTNDADMAVAVNRVVELGGGFVAVRGGAVIGEVPLPLFGLLSDKNLEEVLDEFEKLRGAVKSLGCQFRGPFTMLGFMCLPVIIGTLKICSKGLVDVWSKQIVDLVVS; encoded by the coding sequence ATGAAGAGATCTGAATTGATTGATGTTACGCTTGGTCAGGAAGCGGCGGATTTAGTAATCAAAGGTGGTAAATTAGTAAATGTCCACACGGAGGAAATTTACGAGGCAGATGTCGCGATCAAAGGTTCACGAATTGCTGCTGTTGGGGATGTAGGTAAGTCCATCGGCCCTGAAACAAAGATAATTGATGCGACAGGGAAATATATCACGCCGGGCCTGATTGAAACGCACCAGCATGTAGCTGGCTCTCACTTGAGCATGCGTGAGTTTGCACGTGCCGCCCTTTCCCACGGTACTACATCAATTGCGACCGATTTTTATGAAATAGGTTCGGTAGCAGGAGTTAAGGGAATCCGCGCGTGTTTAGATCAGCTTAAAGCCACTCCGCTTAAAGTATTTTTTGTTATTCCCATGCCCGCCTTTTTACAGAATGGGGAGTTTGGACACACAGGGGCGCTTACCTTTGACGATATGAAGCAAATGCTAGAGTGGCCCGAGTGCTTCGGTCTCAACGAAGCTTTTGCACCTGAGGTACTGCAGCAAATCCCCGAGATACTGGAATTGATTAACCTTACGCGGAAAAAAGGAAAGGTAATCGTCGGTCACGCCTCGGAAATTAAGGGACGGGAGCTTCAGGCATGGCTTGCCTTTGTTGGAACCACAAATGATCATGAGTGCGTGAGCGCTGAAGAGGCCCTTGAAAAGAGCCGCTTGGGGATCAGGATTTTACTGCGCGAGGGTTCTGCTGCCTCCGATGTTCAGCGTGTCATTAGAGCAATTACGGAGTACAAAGCGGACCCCCGGATGTTTGCATTTTGCACCGATGAAGAGGACCCGGAAAGACTTGTTAAAATAGGCCATATTGATCATAAAATTCGCCTCGCCGTTCGTGCTGGCGTGAATCCAATTACTGCAATCCAGATGGCAACAATCAATGCCGCTGAGTGTTACCAGATAAGTCACGAATTGGGGAGTATTGTTCCCGGGAAGATAGCTGACGTTCTACTGGTGGACGACATAGCCAATTTTACTATTGACTCGGTTATTGCTAACGGCGAGATAGTTGTTGAAAATAGACGGTTTGTTTGCAACATCAAGTGTCCCGACAATCAACCTTTTATGTATCAGACGGTGCGCTTGCCGCGACGGGTGAGTCCGGATGACTTTAAAATCGCTGCTCCCGCTGAAGACGGGCAATTTACTGTACGGGTCATTGGTGCAACCGAAGGGGATTTGATTACTTCCGAGCGGAGAGCGGTTTTAAAGGCTGTTAACGGATATTTGGAAGCGGATGTTGCTCAAGATGTTCTGAAGATCGCTGTATTTGATCGGCACAGCAATGTTGTTGAGGTTGGAAAGGGATTTATTCAGGGTTTTATGTTGCAGGATGGCGCAATAGCGAGCACTTTTAACCCCCATAAAGAAGACCTAGTTGTCGTGGGAACCAATGACGCTGACATGGCAGTAGCGGTAAACCGGGTCGTCGAACTAGGAGGAGGGTTTGTTGCCGTCAGGGGAGGTGCTGTTATTGGCGAGGTCCCGTTGCCACTCTTCGGCTTGCTTTCAGATAAAAATCTAGAAGAAGTATTGGACGAGTTTGAGAAGTTGCGCGGTGCTGTGAAGAGCTTGGGGTGCCAGTTCCGGGGTCCTTTTACCATGCTTGGTTTTATGTGTCTGCCTGTAATTATCGGTACGCTCAAGATCTGTTCAAAGGGACTGGTGGACGTCTGGAGCAAGCAAATAGTTGATTTGGTGGTGAGTTAG
- a CDS encoding adenine deaminase, protein MNLAEQKVLAEVALGNTPADLVIHGGKLVDVHTGEIRPAGVAIKGSRIACTGDVSYTVGPRTIVIDASDKYLVPGFIDTHQHSYEAHINMTEYAKVLLLHGTTLVSEAFYGMALVAGLRAVRFCLQELLATPVKVAFLVPVLAYLQNRELGLPVAPNTPSAEEMLKVLDWPECYGIEEPPYVPIVEKDPFFLELFERAMKRGQVITGHACGCLGKELQAYVLAGAASDHECVDPVEVREKARLGMSISAREGSGASDVAQVMRANTELKIPARCFTFCGDEVEFLRLYEKGHLDYNIRLAISGGVNPVDAIRIATINAAELLRVSHEVGSVVPGKYADVVIVDDLREFSISAVIASGKVVVEKGQFCIDLKRPQYPDYMYGTVRLFRPLVREDFAIKAPDGRQEVKVRVINLKDGSLLSDEKHFTLKVTDGLVNPDLTQDVLKIAMIDRYARFDKVGLGFIHGVGLKSGALASTYNPLYENIIVVGTNDEDMLIAANRIVELGGGFVVVQNGSVLGELPLPLCGLLSDESLDVAIQKMRKVYDVVRELGCPLKSPFHSLAFMAVCGEIGTLKIGHEGLFDVDKRQFVDLFV, encoded by the coding sequence GTGAATCTGGCTGAACAGAAGGTGCTGGCCGAGGTAGCACTTGGTAATACACCGGCGGATCTGGTGATTCACGGTGGTAAACTTGTAGACGTACACACCGGAGAAATACGCCCTGCTGGTGTTGCGATTAAGGGTTCTAGAATCGCGTGTACCGGTGATGTTAGTTACACCGTAGGGCCTCGCACAATAGTAATTGATGCCAGTGATAAATACCTAGTGCCCGGTTTTATCGATACTCACCAGCATAGTTACGAAGCACATATAAATATGACCGAGTATGCGAAGGTACTCCTCTTACATGGAACTACCTTGGTTAGTGAAGCCTTCTACGGTATGGCGCTTGTGGCGGGACTTAGAGCTGTTCGTTTTTGTCTGCAAGAACTTCTAGCTACTCCTGTGAAGGTTGCTTTTTTAGTTCCGGTTTTAGCTTACCTCCAAAACAGAGAACTCGGTCTTCCTGTAGCACCCAATACGCCAAGCGCAGAGGAGATGTTAAAAGTTCTGGACTGGCCGGAATGCTACGGAATTGAGGAACCTCCATACGTACCGATTGTAGAAAAAGATCCCTTTTTCCTAGAACTTTTTGAACGGGCCATGAAACGCGGCCAGGTGATTACAGGTCATGCCTGCGGTTGTCTTGGAAAAGAGCTTCAGGCGTATGTGCTTGCGGGAGCGGCATCGGATCATGAATGTGTAGATCCCGTGGAAGTGCGTGAAAAAGCTCGCCTAGGAATGTCAATTTCAGCGCGCGAGGGTTCGGGGGCATCGGACGTTGCCCAAGTAATGAGGGCGAATACAGAACTAAAAATACCTGCCAGGTGTTTTACATTTTGCGGGGATGAAGTTGAATTTTTGCGTCTTTATGAAAAAGGTCATCTTGATTATAACATCAGGTTGGCAATTAGCGGCGGAGTTAATCCGGTTGATGCAATTAGAATTGCAACGATCAATGCCGCCGAGCTTCTCCGCGTAAGTCACGAAGTTGGCAGTGTTGTGCCCGGCAAATACGCAGATGTTGTGATTGTGGATGATCTGAGAGAATTCAGTATTTCTGCAGTTATTGCAAGCGGTAAAGTCGTTGTTGAGAAAGGTCAGTTTTGCATTGATCTGAAACGTCCACAGTATCCAGATTATATGTACGGTACTGTTCGTCTTTTCCGGCCCCTCGTACGAGAGGATTTTGCAATCAAAGCTCCCGATGGAAGGCAAGAAGTAAAGGTGCGAGTTATTAATCTCAAAGACGGTAGCCTGCTTTCTGACGAGAAGCATTTCACGCTTAAAGTAACCGATGGACTGGTTAATCCCGATTTAACTCAAGATGTGCTCAAAATCGCGATGATCGACAGGTATGCCCGGTTCGATAAAGTTGGTTTAGGCTTTATTCATGGTGTAGGGTTAAAATCGGGTGCCCTTGCTTCAACATATAACCCACTCTACGAAAACATTATTGTTGTCGGTACAAATGACGAGGATATGCTTATAGCTGCGAATAGAATTGTAGAACTGGGCGGTGGCTTTGTGGTTGTCCAAAACGGTTCTGTATTAGGGGAACTTCCTCTCCCGCTTTGCGGTTTACTTTCTGATGAATCCCTTGATGTTGCTATTCAAAAGATGAGAAAAGTCTACGATGTCGTGCGCGAATTAGGATGTCCTCTCAAGAGTCCTTTCCATTCCCTGGCTTTCATGGCTGTCTGCGGTGAAATAGGTACGTTGAAGATAGGTCATGAGGGCCTTTTTGATGTTGATAAACGGCAATTTGTGGATCTTTTTGTTTAA
- a CDS encoding transposase produces the protein MMVKVLLYGYWRGIRSSRKLERALYEDVGFRVLSANQQPDSWTIAAFRRRHYHALGDELPEHLRDPKRRLEAIRRAKAELEAEAKRKAAAKEQKKENQGQVKGRRKRAEETPPGKAQYNFTDPDSRIMLSSERAFIQAYNAQLAVDAETQIAVAGRTLQPGCRCTPPGARARPGGTKYRLPPKGSVCRCPEKSLSPDHRQFPPFPVVKELFACSINLITNTVC, from the coding sequence ATGATGGTGAAGGTCCTGCTCTACGGTTACTGGCGGGGTATCCGCTCCTCAAGGAAGCTGGAGAGGGCGCTCTATGAAGATGTGGGCTTCAGGGTCCTCTCTGCCAACCAGCAGCCTGACTCCTGGACCATTGCTGCCTTCCGGCGCAGGCACTACCACGCCTTAGGGGATGAACTCCCTGAGCACTTAAGAGATCCCAAGAGGCGCCTGGAGGCCATCCGGCGGGCCAAGGCGGAGCTGGAAGCGGAAGCAAAGAGGAAGGCGGCGGCAAAAGAGCAGAAGAAAGAAAACCAGGGGCAAGTTAAAGGAAGAAGAAAAAGGGCTGAAGAAACTCCCCCGGGAAAGGCCCAGTACAACTTCACCGACCCCGACTCCCGGATCATGCTGAGCTCCGAAAGGGCCTTCATCCAGGCCTACAACGCCCAGCTTGCCGTTGACGCCGAAACCCAGATCGCCGTGGCCGGCCGAACTCTCCAACCAGGCTGCCGATGCACCCCACCTGGTGCCCGTGCTCGACCAGGTGGAACAAAATACCGGCTGCCGCCCAAAGGAAGTGTCTGCCGATGCCCTGAAAAGAGCCTCTCCCCTGACCACCGGCAGTTTCCGCCATTTCCGGTTGTCAAAGAGCTTTTTGCTTGCTCAATAAACCTTATTACTAACACGGTCTGCTAG
- a CDS encoding EamA family transporter, with translation MGMEKGEINLPRSLTYLLVFVAVCFWATSGIAGNLLMNLGLEPLTVAWFRAFICFFLPFVYLFIRSKQLLQVARRDLIFFMLYGLVGIAMLYFCFFSCINLAGVTIATTLLYTSPIFVTVFSIFVFKEKINFIKLCCLLAAIGGCFLVVRGYELSLLKVNLPGILMGFGSGFFYALYTVLGKIVVKRYHPLTVVLYSTGFGSLFITFFNPSFPILPLTSPLTWIYLIYLGLVPSLLAYFLYIKALENCEAIHASVITVLEPAIAGIFSYFLFQERLEALQLFGMFLMLLAVALLINRQQKAEGLNRKGETAQC, from the coding sequence TTGGGCATGGAAAAAGGGGAGATTAATTTGCCCAGAAGTTTAACCTACCTTCTAGTCTTTGTTGCGGTATGTTTTTGGGCTACTTCTGGAATTGCAGGTAATTTACTTATGAATTTAGGTTTGGAGCCTCTTACCGTCGCCTGGTTCCGCGCTTTTATATGTTTTTTTCTTCCTTTTGTATACCTATTTATAAGATCCAAACAATTACTTCAGGTGGCAAGAAGAGACTTAATATTTTTTATGCTCTACGGTCTGGTTGGAATTGCGATGCTCTATTTTTGTTTTTTTAGTTGCATCAACTTAGCAGGTGTTACTATTGCGACCACACTTCTTTATACGTCGCCGATTTTTGTGACTGTATTTTCAATATTTGTTTTTAAAGAAAAGATAAATTTCATCAAATTATGTTGTCTTCTTGCAGCTATCGGCGGATGTTTTTTGGTGGTGCGAGGTTATGAACTTTCCCTTTTAAAAGTTAACCTTCCAGGTATTTTAATGGGGTTTGGCTCAGGTTTCTTTTATGCCTTGTACACTGTTTTGGGAAAAATTGTTGTCAAAAGGTATCACCCACTTACTGTTGTGCTTTATTCAACCGGTTTTGGTTCGCTTTTTATCACTTTCTTCAATCCCTCCTTTCCAATTTTACCGTTAACGAGTCCTCTTACCTGGATCTATCTTATTTATTTGGGCCTCGTACCCAGTCTGTTAGCTTATTTTTTATATATTAAGGCTTTAGAAAATTGCGAAGCTATTCATGCAAGTGTGATTACAGTATTAGAGCCGGCAATTGCCGGAATCTTTTCTTACTTTTTGTTCCAGGAAAGACTTGAAGCGCTCCAGCTGTTCGGGATGTTTTTGATGTTGCTGGCAGTAGCACTGCTCATAAACAGGCAACAGAAAGCAGAGGGCTTGAACCGAAAAGGAGAAACGGCTCAGTGCTAA
- a CDS encoding ABC transporter permease, translated as MIVVLFLVVIGSASSDKFLTSDNLINVLRQISIIGTAALGATFVILTSGIDLSVGPVMVLCTMFVGLFQHLPMFISIPAVLLISAVCGAINGVFVAYLRFPPFIATFATMSAFGGIAYVVSTGIRVVISERAWWTLGSGMIASWIPVPVLIFLGMAIFCWAVLQYTRFGRNTYGLGINETAVMYAGHNVARVKLGIYTVAGLLAGVAGILLAGRLREADPGLVFYYTLDCIAAVALGGTQLEGGFGGIGRTVAGALVIGLISNIMNLLNISAYYQQAIKGIIILISLAIFKRRLEQ; from the coding sequence TTGATCGTAGTGCTCTTTCTGGTTGTCATTGGAAGCGCTAGCAGCGACAAATTCTTAACATCCGACAACCTGATCAATGTGTTGCGCCAGATAAGCATTATTGGTACCGCCGCGTTAGGTGCAACTTTTGTTATATTAACAAGCGGGATTGACCTTTCAGTTGGCCCCGTGATGGTTCTTTGTACAATGTTCGTGGGCCTGTTCCAGCACCTGCCGATGTTCATAAGCATACCCGCAGTGCTTTTAATATCTGCTGTTTGTGGTGCCATTAATGGTGTTTTTGTTGCCTATCTTAGATTTCCTCCCTTTATTGCCACCTTCGCTACAATGAGCGCTTTTGGGGGTATTGCCTATGTAGTTTCGACGGGAATCAGGGTTGTCATCTCTGAAAGAGCCTGGTGGACGCTTGGTAGCGGCATGATTGCCTCATGGATTCCTGTGCCTGTTCTAATTTTCCTTGGGATGGCGATTTTTTGCTGGGCTGTTCTGCAGTATACCCGCTTTGGACGTAATACGTATGGTTTAGGGATTAATGAAACTGCCGTGATGTACGCAGGCCACAATGTAGCTAGGGTGAAGTTGGGTATTTACACAGTTGCCGGTCTCTTGGCAGGAGTGGCAGGAATCCTTTTAGCGGGCAGGCTGCGCGAGGCCGACCCGGGGCTGGTGTTTTATTATACACTTGATTGTATCGCGGCAGTTGCGCTTGGCGGCACCCAGCTAGAAGGTGGCTTTGGCGGTATTGGGCGTACAGTTGCTGGCGCCCTTGTAATCGGCCTGATCAGTAATATTATGAATTTGCTAAATATTTCCGCTTATTATCAACAGGCGATTAAAGGGATCATCATCTTGATCTCCTTAGCCATATTTAAGAGAAGGTTGGAACAGTAA
- a CDS encoding ABC transporter permease: MLASGRGRIGYTASGLLKRYPMLIPLLCLIIVALLICPEFGTVINLKNILKQFVVVGIAALGATFVVLGAGIDLSVGPVISLCTVVAALTQGFKMPLIFLIVLFTGVVFGLLNGFAIARVKLPSFIGTFGMGSIAMGLSLGLSGGWPLFINRSDYSIMGDGEVLGIPIAFLIYFVLIVCTHFFLKHSVYAKHLYGLGTNEDALFTYGVNVKSVRQWSYVIAGFFAGVAAIIASSRSCTGDPSIGMNLSFDIIAATVIGGTRIEGGYGGIVESAIGTLIVAIINNVLNLMGVVYYWQIFTKGVILLAAILISRAALRASQPKEGFAEAV, from the coding sequence GTGCTCGCCTCTGGCCGGGGAAGAATAGGATACACTGCTTCAGGGTTGTTAAAAAGGTACCCGATGCTCATCCCACTTCTTTGTTTAATTATTGTAGCACTCTTGATTTGCCCGGAGTTTGGAACAGTTATCAATTTGAAGAATATTTTGAAGCAATTTGTCGTAGTCGGAATTGCAGCATTGGGTGCCACTTTCGTGGTGCTCGGCGCAGGAATTGATCTCTCAGTTGGCCCTGTTATTTCGCTTTGTACGGTTGTGGCCGCGTTAACACAAGGGTTTAAAATGCCTTTAATCTTTCTGATTGTACTCTTTACAGGGGTTGTCTTTGGGCTCCTTAACGGGTTTGCAATAGCCAGAGTGAAACTTCCTTCATTCATCGGTACGTTTGGTATGGGCAGTATTGCCATGGGTTTATCCCTGGGCTTAAGCGGTGGGTGGCCCCTTTTTATTAACAGAAGTGATTACAGCATCATGGGAGACGGCGAAGTACTGGGCATCCCGATTGCGTTCTTGATTTACTTTGTGTTGATTGTATGCACCCATTTCTTTTTAAAACACAGCGTCTATGCAAAACATTTATACGGACTGGGCACGAACGAGGATGCACTGTTCACATATGGGGTTAATGTGAAGTCAGTTCGTCAATGGTCATATGTCATTGCAGGTTTTTTTGCGGGAGTTGCGGCCATTATTGCCAGCAGCCGGAGTTGCACCGGGGACCCCTCTATTGGAATGAATTTAAGTTTCGATATCATTGCTGCAACTGTAATCGGAGGAACTCGTATTGAGGGTGGCTACGGCGGCATCGTTGAAAGTGCTATTGGAACACTGATTGTAGCAATTATAAATAACGTATTAAATCTCATGGGTGTAGTTTATTACTGGCAGATATTCACAAAAGGAGTTATTTTGTTAGCGGCAATCTTAATTTCCCGCGCTGCGCTGAGAGCATCCCAACCGAAAGAGGGCTTTGCTGAAGCGGTATAG